The stretch of DNA TACTCAAATACAAGTACCTGCAAATGTCGACTAACTATCAAACAGACAATAGTGGTGGAAAATGATGCTACACACACTACATAGTGATAATTACTTTTGCAGCTCAGAAGAGATTACCATACATGTAAAGTTGGCCCAAAAATGTGAATACGAATGTTCTCCTCAAATCAAGCTTTGGAACTTGATCCATCGCAAGCTGGAATAGAAAGAAAAAATAAATTTAGGACTATAGTTTAGGTGTTTAAGTAGCAAGCAACAGCAATAGCCAAAAATATAGGACAAAAATACTTCACCATCAAGGCAAGTTTTCAACCTGACCAATGACACAGAACTGAAATTGTGAAGCACATTTCCCAATCACTGCTTCCGTACACTTCTTGCTGCCATCCCCTATGCAGTCAATGGATTGAACTTCTTAATTGGGTTGTTTGTTTTCATTTCAATTTCATTTTCGGCATGCATACACATTAATAGGTAATTTCACACGATATCGGTGTTACTACAAAGTAGAGTAGGTGTCTATAATAGTCTGCTTATCTGAACCTACCCCATTGAAGGCTCGCGGAGACGGGCCTGGGAAACAAGAGATGGGGTTTTAGCCAGGCGTTTCCTCACTAGGTTTAAGACGCCGGCCGGTTTACGTTTCCCTTCCATAGAAAGCGGGAACAAGAGAAAGCGTAATTGCAGGAGCTAGTGGGCTCATTTGGACCCTTTCCTTGAGGCCCATTTATGTGCGCATTACCCAATTGATTGACCTCCGACGAGGAGGTCCTCTCGTAAGAACTAAGGAGGGAGATGCGGGGTGACCTGCTGACCATGAGCGGCGGCCAAACCCAAATGAGCCCATCTATAGCAGTAGCAAAGGGGTAGCTAAACATACAGGATCCCGTCACAAAAAGCAGGTCATGTATGAATCAAATGCTGAATCAAAGTATGATTAGGACAATTAGTTGATCCAGGTCACCAAGTAAATGCGCATGCATGGCAGAATGGGATGATGAACTGAGCAGTTGCTTGCTTGCTTTCACAGAAATAAAGGTTGCGGTGAATCTCAGAAATACAGAAGCTAACTTACGTAGAGGGAGCTTCTCTAAACTAGTAACTGGCGAGCGTTCAAGGATACAACAAACCAGTGCACGCAAGTCATCAGGCACACACCAGTAGTACGTAGTCATCAAGCAAAAAGGCCTTCAACTTTGTAACACCCCAAAAATTTACCAAAAAATCACAcgctaaaaatatattttttagaATCCTTTCGCCGAAGCCCTAATTCCCCGAATCCCCGAGCCGACACCGAATCCGACCACTGTCCCGTCTCGTGCAGCGTGCGAACGTcacgcgcgcatggccgaccagccgcggtcgccgccgcgaatatcgccggcacgcgtcactctctttttttctctctttccccctcctcccttctcctccctccttcccctgctcccgagcaccacccggcctccggcttccgagccacgccgcccccttccctcgcgcacgcgcacgcctgCTCCTGGCCGACCCCACCAGcgtcgcgcacgcgcgcgcgctccgGCACGCTCGCACGCCCCTGGCCCGCACCCCGCCGCGCCAAGCACCAGCTGCCttcctcctccgcgcgcgcaccgcgtggccacgctgcacgccgtgctgcccgccgctggcgccccgccctcgccgctcgcgccgttgCTCCTGTGCCCGCACCGCGCCCGGCCCCTCCCACGTGCACCACCGCGAAGCCACTGCCAAGCAGCAGCGCCGCGTCCTCCGCCGTCGGCACAAAGCCGCCTGCCCCGCTCACACCTGCCCGTGCCGTCACCTCACCCCGTGctcgccgcccgcacgccgctccacgacggccgcaagcagccggagcgccattaatggtgccccgcactgcccgccggccACCGTTCGGCCCCCTCCTTTCCACCGCCTTACctgcctataagtaggcccccGCGCAGCTCGtctcccccacggcctccaccactaCTCCCAGCTCCCTCCCCAAGCCCCCAGCGCCGCCTCGCCGAGCCACCAaagccgctgccgcccgctccCGTCGTCCGGcctcctcacgccgccccggcccgaggtgaggccagGAATCAAGCCCCCTCcttctcccctcccttttcccccatccCGGGCCACCATCGAGCCCTGGACCGCCGTAATCGGCCAGGCGCaggaccccctcccctcctctgttctctgccaacgggaggaagaagaaagggcaaaCTTGCCCCTAGGCCCTCCCCTTTCCCCCTATTCTTTTAAGAACCCTTCCACTCTTTGCTTTTATTTGCAAAAGGATCCCAGTTCTTTACGATAATCCAAAATAGACCCTTCACTATAGAAATTCAATTCTAAATAAACCCCTACACCTTTCTACTATGCCCCAAATGTTTCTAAAAATCATAACTAAGTCCTTTTCCATTTCATAACTATTTtcaaatgagcccctggacccttatttaacccctgaacccctctTCACCTCGTCATTTCATGCGTCAAACGACCTCCGAattgacctgaaactttaccacaccctttctagcatagttttggtCGTGTCATTAGGAAACCACCTAGAGATATTGCTCCTATCCCCATAACTAAATtgtttccgattcgagctcaacgataaaggcttttagttcgttcgatTGATTgggtgtctgtttgtttgcgtcgtaggacacggagtgaacgaagaaggtcccgactgtgatcaagcaaacgaggaccagtttggcgaccccgaacccgagggacagtgcttcgatcaggatctcccgcaaggatttgaagatggcaagttcaatcccgccctttgatgcatgtttctgttctagtttttatgaacacaacccgttggcctgttttataaaaatgcatggttttgcttgagaaaacatggtaggatagccacccttgttttgtgataaccaccccttgatttgtgatgactattccttgaccacctgttttataaataaaaatgtgtgtgtgtgtgggaagagataaaatgtggttttgaaagatgagttagacgggatgaaTGGCATTTCCGTgcgaattgccgttggtgtgctcgtacctacgtggttgagcaaggaagggagatagccatcttgtcacccctaaggaccgagttgatgtgtcatctcacctagcttcctgtcgtgcaaaccactacttgaccgttgtatgggcaacggcttagcataaaccccactagttagtctgatagccatcaagagagctgggagcaacgggtgatcaaggagaagggataagcctTGTGTGACTTATGacccggttaaacctcgaagataggtcgaatgaccccttgatggatcccgtggtggctagtcaggtctagctaaggtgggtaatggctttgttgggatctgcatcgacactaaggtgatcgtgttgtggtaccccacctgtgggtaaagttgcacacctctgcagagttaaaatctattcgaatagccgtgcccacggtattgggcaagttatggtgtggtcacataactagtgtttctctctggggaATGGTGgaactggtgtgggttgtttggagagtgtccggcagttgtgccgtgtgctacggcggacggggagtccggtagcagcttaaaacttggattccgtgtggatcaacatcatgtgctcccTGGTACTTAAAAACtggttttgaaaaatgtttttaaactaacatttgcatacaaccgagttttccgcaaatgaaccctaactttatccttggactgtcctgtgcattaatttctgttatgcccccctgggtgtgattggacttgctgagtacgtttgtactcaccccattcttactttttacagcagaagacccagactatctccccgaagacgtcgagtagggtttcgtcctgcacccagtcttgcctgtggttagggccaccgctggagttccgcatggcacgagactctgatgaccctgttttcgtagctagtgtagtagtgtgggttttagttgtaatcctcgcgatagtggcgcttcactgcccattaccgcgtagagttgtacggtgatgtaccatctgatgtaataaaagtgatAAAGTATCACTTTTAAGTTTTCGCTGACGTGGGGACGCTTCAAACTTGCTGAACATCGGACATCGACGCGGTTCCGTGCTCTTCCTCCTCACGCCCGGCTTCTCCCCGCTCCGCCCCAACGCGTTCACCTACATGCCTCTTctccgcgccgcgcgccccgggTGACGCGCTCGCGCTCGCCACCCATTATATTCGCTCAAATTCCTCGGCGCCGAAGCCCGCCGCCCGCGACCGCGTCCTAGGGTCCGCGCTGCTCGACGTCTTCGCCCCGTGCGGAAGGATCGCCGCGTGCCGCCCGGTGTCCGACAGGATCCCCAGCACGACCTGCCGGCATGGCTGATATGCTGAGCCGGGCAGGTCGGCTTGATGATGCAGAGCATGGATATGATGTCGCACCTAATGCTGCAACGTACAGGTCAGTTATCCAGGCCTCTGGGATTCATGGCAAGCTGGAACGCGGCAAGAGGATGCGAAGAAGATGAGGAAGGAGATGAAGTCCAGGGGCATCAACAAGAGCCTTGGCTCGAGCGTTCTGGACACAGACAGCGATCTCCATGAGTTGTTGATGGATGATGGGGTGACAACTGCAATACACATGGAGGTATATATACACCATGGTTGAAGAGACTGAAGCCAGATGGAGTGAATTAACTCGGTCATCACCCGAGTACCGAAGCCATGCTGTTTGATACCAAGGATGAGGACAAGGCTGATGTCCTGTCCTTTTTGAAAGAGAATGTCCTGTCCTACCAGAGTGAGAGGTTTGCAATTGCCGTTGCGCAAATCGCTTCCACTCCCGTCAGGATCATGATGATCTCGCAGGTGTATGGAAGAGAGATCATCACGAGGGATCAGACCCGGTTCCATCACTTCAGAATTTCAGGTGTGGGGTGTGTTCCTGTGGAGATTTCTGGTGAATATTCAATAGCTTCTGACCAGTTTGTAGAGTTGTAGTTCCACATAttgttttattttattttattttttattttgccAATAAATCCCCAATTACCTAAGAATTTGATTTGGTAGAGAAGACCGATCTCCGGCTCACCTTTAATTGTTATGAGGATGGATTAGCTAACCTTTTTATTGCATCTTGTTCTGATGTAGATGATGGTTTGGGTCACATAAAACTATTGATATCATGCTCATGTTATTCCCATTTTCAGGTCTGTCTGTCCCTACATGTTCCACGATAAAAGAGTATTCTACAGGCCTTCAGCCAGACTGTCTGGGTGGTGTAGTTGGTTATCACGTTAGTCTCACACACTAAAGGTCCCCAGTTCGAACCTGGGCTCAGACatgattctttttttttggtttCTTCAGTTCCCACTGTATTTTTGTGTGTGTTTTCCCCGTCTATCCATGCTGGAAGATATAGCAGAAACGTAACGACATTACTCTGGCAACTATGCAGCTTTGCTCACATTTTATCACAAACATTATCATGCTTGTGAGCCATCTAGAGACCATTTTTCTTATATTACAGAACAGTTGGTAGCGCAAGATGTACATGCCACCGCATACTGGCATTCCAGAGTCTGAGGCAACACAATTTTCCTAAACTAGAGCATTCCAGACATGCATTACACAAAATACCCACTGCCACAAAAGCTAAGCGCCTCACTGACTCCTGGCGCATTTCAACCTACTACCAATCCCCCGTTGCCAGCAGCAGTGCAAAGGAACAGTGCAACCTGAAAAGACAAGACAGAAGCATCATTAGGCAACCATGGCCATATTGAGCTTGCCAAAATTTACTGTTCAATTTTACCACAATTTCACACATTGACAAATGCATGAGCAATGAAATGCATTTTTAACTCTAGTTGTCAGCGATTTTTTTTCCAGATTTTAGCAAAACATAGGGTGGTCAACTGCCTTATCATTATGTGTGGAATGACCTGCACTCCTGATAAAAAGTTTTCTTCTCTTGTGCTTTTTCTGGGGGCAGAAATAAAAGAATAACAGCTACTCATATAAGACTTTGTTCAATATGTAAACAAGACTGTAATCTACTAACCAGTAACCACTGAGCATCGGAGCAAGATGTATTCAAGTTCAGAATGATTATATTAATAGTGGTGATTGATACATTCACTAAACAGGAAATAATCATCATAAAAAAATATACAGAATAGTAAAGAGTTCAGCAGAATGGATCAATACTAATTTACGTTGTAACTTGTAAGAATAATTTGTTGGACAGCAATCAGAAATGACAAGATTTGTTTACCTGCTTTAGTACATTAGTTCGTGCATTCCCAGCATGTCTTTCAGTTTTATCAGAAAGAACCTCGGCAATTGGTAGAGCCACAGAGGCACGGCTTGAGTTTGGGAGCATTTGGAAACTTTCCCTTAATTCCAGGAGGAGCTCCTCTTGTTCCGTAATCGTAGGTCAATTCAGTCATGGGAGGAATATGTTTCATTGCAAAAAACATGATATGTGGGTAACTGTTGTCGCCATGGTCGTACTGTACAGGCTGCCAAATGAGATTTGGAGAACAGCTATGGTTCAGAAAGCGAGCCACATTGCCTGAACTTTTTGCACTTATGACAATAGGTAATCTTTTTAGTCTCTCAGTTGTGACATTAGCACTTGCGTCTTCAAGCAATTCTGCTCCCAGGTTCCATCTTAAAACCTTATCAATAGGCCATGATGCGCAAAAGGTATATTCATCTTCCTCGCCATCCATGTTCAGATTTGTTTCATCAATGACTTTACCAGCATACTCACAGATGAATGTACCAGCACGAATGGGATCCCAAGACCTGACACCCCATCCACAATCGCCAGTCCAAAAGACCTCAAAGTTCAGATAAACACCCTTCTGTGTGATCCTGTTTCGACAATTTTGAGAACACTGGCATCTGGAAGAGCACTCATAAAGCATTGGAATATGCTTCACAAGCAATCCAGAGGAGGTGTAAGGAAGATCACCACCGTTCAGTTGTGAACATGAACAATTAGGATCACCAGGCAAGCACACACTAGGACACTTGCAGCTCTGTAATGGTTTTGTCTTGCTAACTGGCCTCAAATACTCCACTCCAGTTACATAGTTGAAGTAGCTTGGCCCTTTCTCATCATCAACATCATTAACAAGGCATACAGGTATGTTCTCCACTTTTGATGATAAATCCAGTAGTATAGCCTTGTCTCTTGTCGCAGGATTTGCTTTCCACTTCTCAGTCATCTTCCAAACTGCAATTCCATCAGGCTGTCCTAGCTCTCTTCTCAGCTTGTACTTGAACACACTAAAGCCATTCTTTGCTTTGTCCATCCAGGAATCTTCGACCCGATAAAGTCCATCATAGATGTAAATTTTGCCCGAGCTAAAGAAAGGGTCTTGTGCACTGCGCACAACCCTGATCAGGTTTTTCCTTTTCATGCTGTTCATGAGAGCGAGGTTACCTCTTTCAAGCTTCTGGTCATGCTTCTCCTTGTGCCGACTATTGCCTCCCTGGCCTGTGTACACCAAAATGTCCATGTCATTGTCATCATTCTCATAACCACCAGATGAGATGATGCTGACAGCCAGAGTATCATTGTTTCCAACATGCTTAGCGGAAATGTAATCAATGCCAGCCATTGCAGGTGCATGTAAACCTACAATGCACATTTCAATCCTGAAGAAGAAAATGTCTCCAATTTCAACACCAGGTACAGGTCCTATGGTCTTCAGGTTATTGATCCTCAGGCCATTCTGCATCATGAGAGTACCAGCTTTCAAGTCAGCCCTCCTGCCTGCGTCCTCCTTTTCATCTAGTTGCAGTATACGGCGCCGAAGTGAATCAAACATCATCATGATTTCTTCAACTGATTcatttgggtcacttgacgaGGATGGACAGGAGGCGAGCTCTATGTTGAGGCTTCTCTTTGTTGACCTGCGCTTGATGTTAGCTGCATCGGAGTACCCAACCTGCTGAGTCCTCTTGGTTGTCTTCCGTGACGTTGATGTTGGTTTTTTATGATCAGAAAAGAGCTTGCAGTCTTCATCCGATGATTCATATTCAGGTCGCGGAATGGGAAATGCTGCTGAGATTGGAGTAGCCTTCAGAGGAATTGGTGACTTTGGTAAcggttgaccaaatgatgctgCAGATTGTTCTGGCGAGGCGCGCGGCCTGAATGGCGTGACAAAAACTAGCATTGGATCAGTTGACTGGGTTGTCACATCATATCCCAGAGGAGTCGGGAACATTGGCGCTAATGACCGCAAAGGCTTCATGTCCAATGGTTGCCCTTGATCATCATTTTCTGATTCATCTTGCAGGTTCTTCATGGTGAACTCCTGGTAGTTGCACTGAACAATGGTCAATAAAGGTCACCGAACAGTCTGTATTTGTGATGGTAGCAGTGGTAAAAATAACCAACAAACTGTGATTACCGTGTGCAAAATGTATGCAAAATTGTATACTAAACAAGTGAGATGGATGTATAAGAAATAAGAAACAGAAATGATAGACACAAAATAAAATATAAGAGATAACAGAGATGACGAGCAAACAACGACAAATAACAACTTCTAAAAGAAAATAACAGGAGCATAATATCTTCTCAAGTCCAACAATAATAAATCTAAGAAAATGCATATCCATTGATCACTACATGTGTTGCTGAGCGCAGAGAAGTCACATTAGATATATGTATCTAGTATGCTTACAGATTCAAGTGGATGGATTCACATAAAGCACAAATGCTTCAGCGAGCTACTTCTTCCACCCTTAGACATTAATAAAATAAAATGCAGGTACGAATAAAGAAACATGGGGGGAAATATGATATATTTCTGCAACATTGAGGAGATCGCCCAACCCAAGCAACCAGAAAAAAGAGGGCCATTTCTTTCAGAGTCAAATCTAATCTTAGGTTATTCTAGGCAACCACTTACACGCACCTAAAGAACACTAGCAAAATCAAGAGTTGGGTGTTGAAACTAAAACTTTCAGAGTAGCAGATTAGCTAGGAAATATGAGATGAGAGCTGGAACCTTGGGGATGTCGTTGGAGCAAACAGTGCA from Panicum hallii strain FIL2 chromosome 3, PHallii_v3.1, whole genome shotgun sequence encodes:
- the LOC112887291 gene encoding histone-lysine N-methyltransferase, H3 lysine-9 specific SUVH1-like: MKNLQDESENDDQGQPLDMKPLRSLAPMFPTPLGYDVTTQSTDPMLVFVTPFRPRASPEQSAASFGQPLPKSPIPLKATPISAAFPIPRPEYESSDEDCKLFSDHKKPTSTSRKTTKRTQQVGYSDAANIKRRSTKRSLNIELASCPSSSSDPNESVEEIMMMFDSLRRRILQLDEKEDAGRRADLKAGTLMMQNGLRINNLKTIGPVPGVEIGDIFFFRIEMCIVGLHAPAMAGIDYISAKHVGNNDTLAVSIISSGGYENDDNDMDILVYTGQGGNSRHKEKHDQKLERGNLALMNSMKRKNLIRVVRSAQDPFFSSGKIYIYDGLYRVEDSWMDKAKNGFSVFKYKLRRELGQPDGIAVWKMTEKWKANPATRDKAILLDLSSKVENIPVCLVNDVDDEKGPSYFNYVTGVEYLRPVSKTKPLQSCKCPSVCLPGDPNCSCSQLNGGDLPYTSSGLLVKHIPMLYECSSRCQCSQNCRNRITQKGVYLNFEVFWTGDCGWGVRSWDPIRAGTFICEYAGKVIDETNLNMDGEEDEYTFCASWPIDKVLRWNLGAELLEDASANVTTERLKRLPIVISAKSSGNVARFLNHSCSPNLIWQPVQYDHGDNSYPHIMFFAMKHIPPMTELTYDYGTRGAPPGIKGKFPNAPKLKPCLCGSTNCRGSF